A window from Thermococcus sp. encodes these proteins:
- a CDS encoding EamA family transporter: MRSVTYLSLALSLLFAGVSPIFFKLGLQGVNGMGLSLSTIKAFLTNRYAVVGLVLYALSSILWLFSLSELPASLMYPLLNLAYVVTVVLAATYLKEPVHVLRWVGVGLIIIGSILVGIN; the protein is encoded by the coding sequence ATGAGGTCGGTGACGTATCTCAGCCTCGCCCTATCCCTGCTCTTCGCCGGAGTAAGCCCGATATTCTTCAAGCTCGGCCTCCAGGGCGTTAATGGGATGGGCCTTTCCCTCAGCACCATCAAAGCTTTCCTGACCAACAGATACGCCGTTGTTGGGCTGGTCCTCTACGCTCTCTCTTCAATCCTGTGGCTGTTCTCGCTCTCGGAGCTTCCGGCGAGCCTCATGTATCCGCTCCTGAACCTCGCCTACGTGGTGACTGTGGTTCTCGCGGCAACCTATCTCAAGGAGCCTGTTCACGTCCTCCGCTGGGTGGGAGTCGGCCTGATAATAATCGGGAGCATACTCGTGGGCATCAACTGA